Genomic window (Oryza sativa Japonica Group chromosome 3, ASM3414082v1):
TGCCAACTATAAGCATACGTGTAcgatatacttaaaaaaatattaatactgTACCCCTTCGTGTATTGtgccaataaataaaatatcCAAAATTGCATGCAAGCATAACAATCTAATTACTGTACTGAAATTTGATTAGCACATAGTACTAGGGAACAAACAGATCTATAGGATACGGACACCAGAAAAATTAATAAGACAAAACCAGCTTTGCCGACTCGGAATCGAATCGAACTTGCTAATTCAATAACTCGACGACTTGGCTAAACAGATCAATAAAACTTTAACCCAGATATGCGACATGCTCGGCGGAATCGAGCAAACGCAAAAGACCAGAGACTAATTAAAcggcaattaaataaaaaaattatcgcTGGATTCTAATCCTACATGTGTTGctttgataccacttgttagaaTTAATAATTTATGAATCTCACATGTAAGAACTAGAACATCATCATAAATCCATATTATAACTTAAGATACGGAAGCGTACCAGAAACTGTAGCCATGGTTGTGAGTTGAATCGGCGGCGAGGGTTTCGATCTTCCAAAACAATAGGCAAACCTAATTCCTCCAACTATTGACGGGATACAGTGGATTGGTTCGTGCCCTACTTTGGGATATGACCCGTATAATTAGATGCTTTGGCCCCAATACGACTTTAGTTGATCACTTTATTTTTTAAGGTAACTGTCATAATAGCTATAATATGTGTATGTGCATCCACGTAATAGGAAATTATTTTAACACGGCCTACTTCTTCCTAAACTATCGAGCAGAACTCGTGATGTTGTGGGTTTTTAATCTCCTTGGCACCTGGCTTGAACGCTGCAGGTTGAACTCGTCGGTCACAGCCTAGACTCGGTGGACGTGGCGCTGCTCTGGACGCGCGGCGACGACCTCGGAGAGGAATTTAATTGCATTCGCACCGTCAGCGATGTTGGTCTCGTCCTTGATGCGGCGGGAGGCGTGCCTGAATTCGGCGGCGCGCACGATTGCACGCAGATTATCGTGTTCCCCTGTCACGGCGGTGCAAACCAGAGGTGGTCTATGCTTCCGCTTGACTGACTGTAGCAGCAGAATTTTGGATTTGCTCTATTATCAGCGGCAACACATTTCTACTCGCATGTTATAGATGCATGGAGTGATAAATTATGGAGCAGTACTGCCCCATACTATGGTTCGGCAAATCCtcaattcttttatttttatcaaaatctattttcaagttttgTTTCAAATTGTCAAGCAGCAAATGCTTTTTTAAAGAGTCGATTGACTGAATTGGAAGAATGTGGTACCGAAAATTGTATGTTCGGCTGCACTACTTGGGCTGTGGTGCAGCCATCTTTCACAGTACTTTGTATCAGCGTGCAGCTGTATGGCTACATTACAGCGGCTACAAGCGTGCAGCCGAACAGAACCATGATATGCATGTCGCCCAGACATCGTAATTTATTGCAGATCTTTTAGTGTCCGTTTTTATGATTTTAAATagatttttaaacttttttggTTCTTAAGTTTAAAAGATCTGAATCTTTTGATGACATCAGTCGGACTGATATAGTAAAACAACATCGTCCATCAGTCTATATAATGTGGTTGGCGTGACATGAGAAAACTGAAAAGCTTAGCATGATTGCTTTGCGATGCTAAGCTGTAGGGGTGGGCATTTGGTTAGATCGAGCAATTAGGTCTTGGTCTTCACTGAAATTTCAGTCATCAGAAACTCAAGAGTGGAGACTGAATCTGTCTTTACAGAAATTGAAGACTGAGCAATTTGGTCTCAGTCAAAATCGAGATTcttgagatgaaaaaaaaatacacataagCTATCCAGAATTTTAGATATGAACCCGCccctccaccccccccccccccctctcaaaaaaaaaagaagtgcatGCTAACAAGAGAGGAGTTAATGGTACGAGCAGCACATGGAGGCGGGCTTTGACACTGGCACGACCGCACGGGGTCTTCACGACAGGATGTGGCACTGGATATGGGCAGGTGGACGGCGGTTGTTGCTCTATCATGATGGAGCTGGATTTGTGAGTGGTTTCCCGCCGCAAGTCCATCGGCAACTATGGCCTCCACCAACACCTGTTGGAGGTGTGGCGGCGTCTCTATGAAGCTGTCGTTGCGTCGCCCTGTTGGATTGAATTAGGTGCATGCAACAACATCCACGGCATGGGGAGGAAAAGGCGGTTGTGGTGcgaggaggaggcagcagcaAATGCGGCATGGCTTGGAGGAATAGTGTGGCGCACCGCGCAGGTGGTGAGGATTCGAGGAGAGGTGGGGATGGGCGATGGAAGGGTAGGGTTTTCTCTAGTTGGTTATTGGGTCGGTGTGTTGTATAGGTTTTTATTGGGCTTTAACAATGATTCAATTAGTTTGGTGATTTCGATTAACTGAACTAGATGATAAAAAACAACGTGTTAAATttagagaagaagaggagagggagggagaggacggGTTGATGAAGAAGGATAGTGATTTAGTGAGGCATGCGCAGAGAAAGGGGAGAGAGTGCGAGAGATAAGGGAGATggagggagaaggaagaaggaaaagagagagaatgacatgtgggtcccatatatttttttaattctaatgtcaCAAAAGCGTCACGTTAATGTTGCATGGGACGAAGACCACGTCAACACTGCCATATAGGCGATATGCCAGCAAAAccgttaagggagtcaaattacaccggttttaatagttggggttCGAGATATTTGGTGTTGTGGTTTAGGCACCGGTTTTAATCAGACTCTATCACTAGTTAAGGGACTCATTGTGGACTTATTCCACACAAAATCCATGACGACGCACGCTCGAGACGGGTCGGAGAGGCCTCTGATCTTGCGGTCCATATCATCTCTTTACGCCACCTAACCTGGGCCCTGAGGAAGATTTATCTGATCCGGTGTGTCTTATACTCATCTCTGTAGTTCGTGACATCTCGGGTCTCCAAGTGCTAACTAGTGCCAACCGAAATCATCCACCGGTCATCTTTCAGGTGAGTACAAAACCCATCTGCACTTCTGCTTGCACCCGGAGGGGCtcgccatcaccatcaccaGGCATGGAACACGCGTTCAGGATCCAGTGCCGCGCGTCCGACGACCTTAGCCTCGCCATCGTCAACGGCGAGGTCATCCTCGCCAAGTCCGACCCACGCGACGACCGTCAGGCAAGGCCTTCTTCTCTTTTACTTCGCTTCTGCGTCACGTTCACATCCTTTCCCTGTCTAGGGCATGCACGTACGGATACACCTTTGTACTCAGATTCAACAAGATCTTTCAAATTTGCACCCTTGAGTGCAGGTCTGGCACAAGGACGTACGATACAGTGCCGGGCTCAAGGACGAGGCAGGCCGTCTGGCGTTCGCGCTCGTGAATAAGGCCACCGGCGAAGCCATCAAGCACTCGTTCGGTTACAATCACCCGGTaatagcaagtttaatagtataaacaactactagcttcaaatcatctataatcaatataatagccaatttatacaatagttgtttactatactattaatacctagaCCTACCTGTCATACACCCAGTACGTCTTAAAGTTCTTACTGTAGCTAGCTACATATCTGTAAtccgttgctcttctctctcttcctttctctctttaaaatatatttatagctggcttatagcctactattgtacatgctctccTGCAGTGTTCTACCAGCCTACCACTCATGCTCCTCGTACTTCTGTTAGGTTTTCTATCCCGTAAAAAACTTCTGTCTATAGATTAAATCTTGATATAGAAGTTGATTCTTTTTCTACGAAGATAATACTATCTCCGTCCTATTCTAAATGTAGTTGtggattttcgtgtccaacgtttaaccgtccgtcatATTCCCCCGTTTCTAAATTttcgacgccgttgatttttttaaaacatatttaaccattcgtcttattaaaaaaaattaagtaattattaattttttcctatcatttgattcattgttaaatatatacttttgtgtatacatatagttttacatatttcacaaaaggttttgaataagacgaactgtcaaacatgtgctaaaaagtcaacggtgtcaaatatttagaacggagggaaaacttttgtgaaatatgtaaaactatatgtatacatataagtatatttaacaatgaatcaaatgataacaTGTTTAagaaaatcaacggcgtcaaatatttagaaacggagggagtatttgaaatatatatatttttaaaaaatagtcacacataaagtgtCTTTTTcggacagaggtagtactatACGGTTTTTTGACGTATACGgaacacatttgaagtattagaagtagactaataacaaaataaattacagattctgcctgtaaactgcgagacaaatctattaagcctaattaatccgtcattagtaaatttttactgtagcaccacattattaaatcatggcgtaattaggctcaaaagattcgtctcgcaatttatatgcaaactgtgcaattggtctttttttcgtccacatttaatgctacatgcatatgtccaaatatttgagtgatgaaaaagttacaagttcgaagggaactaaacatagccgtaggctaaaagttttttttttatgaattactccctccgtctcataatatagcaatctaggaCCGGACAAGACATTtcatagtacaacaaatctgggCATGCAtctgttcagattcgttgtactatgaaatGTCCCATTCAGTTCTAGTTTGCTAGTATGTTataagacggagagagtaagtaCTACTGTAGTATGTCAGCCGTGCATTTCTTTCATCAGGTACGTCTTGTCAAGTTCGAGCCGGGGTATCTGGACGAGTCGGTCCTGTGGACCGAAAGCGAGGACACGGGCGACGGCTTCCACCGCATCCACATGATCAACAACGCCGACTACATCTTCGACGCGGAGGAGGCCGTCCCTCTCTGCGACGGTGCGCGCGACGGCACGCGGCTCATCCTGTTCCGGTGGAACGGCGGCGATAACCAACTATGGCGGATGGCCCCATGCATCGGCGCCGAGCCAGATCACGAGCCGCCCGTCCACGTCGTGTGCCTCACCGTTCGTCACGGCGCGGTTGTACTCGCCCGCATCGACCACAAGGACCCCAAACAGGTACCAGTCTCGCGCTGCGTACTACCAGTTGCTTTGCGTCTTACGGCCAATTGATGTGCTCTCTTGGCAGCATTGGACCGTGAGCTTCCGGAACACCGGGCGCGTGACCGACGAGGAAGGACACCGGTCGTTTCTCCTCCTGAACCCGTCCACCGGGAAGGCGATGAAGCGTTCTGCTGACAAAGAGCAGCCGGTACGTCTTGGCCTGCACACAGTTTCTCGCTCATTCCGTTGAGCGGAACGTGTGATGTGTGGCGTCTGCTTGTAACTCCTTGTGCGTTGCAGGTTGAGCTCGTCGGCCACGGCCCGGACTCGGTGGACGTGGCGCTGCTCTGGACGCGTAGCGACAATGTCGGCGAGGGATTCCATTGCATCCGCACCGTCAGCGACGTCAGTCTCGTCCTTgacgcggcgggaggcggcaggcACGACGGCACGCCGATTATCGTGTTTCCTTGGAACGGTGGCGCGAACCAGAGGTGGTCTATGCTTCCGCTTGACTGACCGTGACAGCAGATTTGTGGATTTGCCTTTATTAGTACTTGCAACTGTAGTATTTGCAACACAATTGTACTCACATGTTAGAGATTTGTGGATTAACAAACTATAGAGCACTGTCCCATGCTAAGGGGTTCATCAAAATCAAAGTAGTCAATCGAGTGAATTGGGACAGTAGGACAGCGAAAATTGTACTATTCAGGGGCAGGGCTATTGACTCGGAGAAGGTCAATTCACAGAGGGAATGTTGAAGTaatccatccgtcccataatatatggGATTTTGGATGGATATGAGACATCATTCcatattcgttgtactaggatgtgtcacatccacttaaaatctcttatattatgggatagaagGAGTACTTCTGAATTCTAATAGTATTGTAGTATCGAAAGTATGCTAcggttttttattattatattttcttcACATTTGTGTTAATGACTCATTTTTCTTCTGAATGTTTTTGGGTCTGGTAGTTTCTGAGAGCGGAGGCTCCCGTGCCATTCTCCTTGGGTGACACGGAAGGCGAATAGACCCGAGCGGAGGCTTGCCGGCCACGTCCTGCTAGCATCACCACCGCCAGCGATGGCGATGCGGTGAcacctccctccccacccccatccatccttcctccctccctcttcctTCTACCTTCCCCTCTCTATCTCTACAAATCCAGATCCAGTTGCTATGGTGGTCTCCATGTGGGGACTGTCTAGTGGGTGGCAGCGACGGTTTGGTTCCACAGCTAATTGCTAGAGCTACGCCGATCCAGCTAGGTGGAGCAGGTTGTCAAAAGCGTTGTCTGGCCGTGGTGCAGGTCGTTGCAGCGTGTAGGTGGTGGTGTACATAGTGCAAGTAGCTTCGGTGTGCATGTGGTGTTTAGTGGCTTCCGTTCTGGTCACTATGGTTAGGTGGGACTCTGAGGCAAAAGTCTTGCTCGGCTTGACGATGTTAGTGACGGCGACATCCTTGGACACCGTTCACCTTCTTTAGTTCAATGTGTCAATGCGAGGGATTTCTCCGGTTTTTCGTAAATTAACCGTAGCGTGGTGAGGTTTTTGGATCCGGTTTTTCTTATAAACTGGATCGACTCTCTTCTATAGTGAATTGCAGGAGCTCTCTACCCGTTCCCATGAAAAAACTATCATCCAAAACAATTACACTGACGATTGTGCTCTGACGACCCATCATGACTGTATACTGTTTTTCTACAAACAATTCCGTTTCCAGGCAGATGATGAATTTTACTGTCATTTGTGAAACACAAATAGTTGGAGTCGTTTCGGATTTTATGCCAAAACATGTCCAACCTTTGAATAGTAAATGTGATATTTCAGTTTGAGGATAAGCCATTAGCATTGCCAACATCCAATTGGTACCAATTTACTAGAATCTAACAAAAGTTTGGCTATAACTGACACCAAACCAAATACAACTTTACCTTGAAACTACTAAATTTTGCTATAGTACTGAACAGAGACGGCCAATGATTTATAGTGCCGTAGAATCTTTGAGAAAACGTTGGTTAAACCCAAACAAACTTGGGTATACTAAATATACTGCCAAGTCTGTAACTTATCTGATGGATTGACGAGGCAATTAGCTGGTTACATCATGGTACTTTCAGCTGACCTAGTGACAACAACCGAAGAGAATTTTAAAGATTCCTTTGTTTGTTGTTGCGTGTATGAGACTGCTAATCATTTGTTTTTAGGTAGCTCTCGAATGTTTTTCGCTAAAATGAACCAATACACAAGCTGCGTTGAAGACTTGAAGTCTGAAACTGTCGAAAGAACGGCGAAACAGCCTGCATGATTTTATTGTCAAGTTGAACTCTGATGGTCAATAGGTTtgatttcagatttttttttttggctgataAACAGGATCAGTTACGTATTTTGCTGCTCGGTTGCCCCTCAACCAATAAATCTTTACGGAATGAAAACGTGCAACCATCATTAACACTACCAGTACCAATAACTAACTCTGGACCCGGCAAAAAGAACTTACTCTGGTTAGGAATCAACAGGGGCAATTTCTGAAAATGTACAGTTTACTCCTGTATGATTTCTTTTTTGGTATAAATCAACAAAATTTGGCAGGCGGATACACAGCATGGGTACAAAGAAACC
Coding sequences:
- the LOC112938174 gene encoding ricin B-like lectin R40C1; the encoded protein is MEHAFRIQCRASDDLSLAIVNGEVILAKSDPRDDRQVWHKDVRYSAGLKDEAGRLAFALVNKATGEAIKHSFGYNHPVRLVKFEPGYLDESVLWTESEDTGDGFHRIHMINNADYIFDAEEAVPLCDGARDGTRLILFRWNGGDNQLWRMAPCIGAEPDHEPPVHVVCLTVRHGAVVLARIDHKDPKQHWTVSFRNTGRVTDEEGHRSFLLLNPSTGKAMKRSADKEQPVRLGLHTVSRSFR